One region of Oryza sativa Japonica Group chromosome 10, ASM3414082v1 genomic DNA includes:
- the LOC4348971 gene encoding ripening-related protein 3 precursor codes for MAGAMTMSRRRLSHALLLVLAILPNLAALAVAAGGGSGGGGFFPHRSLLQSSSCQPSGAITGTSGDCNADNGSECCQDGVQYMTYACSPPVAAGGTGTAALLTLNSFADGGDGGGAPSCTGRFYDDGQLVVALSTGWFDGRSRCEKDVVIRASGGASVTAMVVDECDSQRGCDSDHNFEPPCRNNIVDGSPAVWDALGLNKDDGEAQITWSDA; via the coding sequence ATGGCGGGTGCCATGACCATGAGTCGCCGCCGTCTCTCCCACgcgctcctcctcgtgctcgcgATCCTCCCCAACCTGgccgctctcgccgtcgccgccggcggcggcagcggaggcggtGGCTTCTTCCCGCACCGGTCCCTCCTCCAGTCCTCCAGCTGCCAGCCGAGCGGCGCCATCACCGGAACGTCCGGCGACTGCAACGCGGACAACGGCTCCGAGTGCTGCCAGGACGGCGTCCAGTACATGACGTACGCCTgctcgccgcccgtcgccgccggcggcaccgGCACCGCGGCCCTCCTCACGCTCAACAGCTTCGCcgacggcggggacggcggcggcgcgccgtccTGCACGGGGAGGTTCTACGACGACGGCCAGCTGGTGGTGGCGCTGTCCACGGGGTGGTTCGACGGGAGGAGCCGGTGCGAGAAGGACGTCGTCAtccgggcgagcggcggcgcgtccGTGACGGCCATGGTCGTCGACGAGTGCGACTCCCAGCGCGGCTGCGACAGCGACCACAACTTCGAGCCGCCGTGCCGGAACAACATCGTCGACGGGTCGCCGGCGGTGTGGGACGCGCTGGGGCTCAAcaaggacgacggcgaggcccAGATCACCTGGTCCGAtgcttga
- the LOC136353565 gene encoding uncharacterized protein produces MAPAAKRNLGKAPIVDDSDESDCDGELSRRELDDIIYEIFRKEVVKDVKKEILNRKSCSHAFRYAKKTIIQGAGFQNLLEFNSNYVPNKFATWIAKHVDFKTSQIILRDKVISVTKQTVCDIFGLPSGGLEFGKDFEAGKEYILSMYGLSCLPSVRFFGDQFIKKEPLTNEKVITSFLIVALACFLCPNSSILPSTKYLTIFQDVNNLRNYDWSKFIYDWSMNYMKKFVKTNSLGGCLYMWAVVYLDNVEFGDNNVSNEIPRICVWKSDMIHAYSEFDKIDDDTFGLRPLRDFKSTCYFQPQPCDERRISFQQKLDCALQNMLPVYMKEKICSMFDSHCTSLHTIDDSSCGDLLISVLAMIGEASCNESDQNVVIEENVIENVGTSKADDDIGISSAGISAQVHVPNDNVLPHSPIHNAFHGNEDAFVSKSAVELNDSRQCDDDLNFVTPQVGNANHSKQSVDDLLDGSGIAAAAAAIHRVAKKFRSRFNDYGNVENIFNQSRPLFSLLDSEDDVSDYEHVFSVQNEDEGSENVSPSSTQPFISFQSLPETPDNDTCNTVINENPGTSAAHNSQNSNKRLFKDVTNSPDVVCLGENKICDSSKRMCVKAEQLYNSTNQLNKYIRGMSSSGGKLPIHGPRRVLVPARHASDPFVFSPRRRFTVSDQENRYYIAICRLSDSSKWQSYYAVDIDNVKAKFYSFGHSLKKNCIVSPYVISVFCRVLFQDSHPSKSKRNYFFLSIGAELINDISDKGLEKVKKSFEGATNARKLHLCDMLYFPILHLQHWFLFIVDLKDRMLVILDCVYHEGDDFYEPIMTQLINNLQTFWDKFECSPMNFSNFKLKFPSVLAHISSADSGIFVMKSMELWSPRVILQNEFSNDNISNIRVQYANRIFFHPSNKLLSTEVEDVVLNWFDPVS; encoded by the exons ATGGCTCCTGCTGCTAAGAGAAATTTGGGTAAAGCACCTATTGTAGATGATTCTGATGAATCTGATTGT GATGGAGAGCTTTCTCGTCGTGAACTTGATGatattatatatgaaatttttaGAAAGGAG GTTGTTAAAGATGTTAAGAAAGAAATATTGAATCGAAAATCTTGTTCTCATGCTTTTCGTTATGCGAAG AAAACTATTATTCAGGGTGCTGGTTTTCAGAATTTGCTTGAGTTCAACAGCAATTATGTTCCAAATAAATTTGCTACTTGGATTGCAAAACATGTGGATTTTAAGACCTCACAAATAATTTTAAGAGACAAAGTAATTTCAGTTACAAAGCAGACTGTTTGTGACATTTTTGGTTTACCTTCTGGTGGCTTGGAGTTTGGAAAGGATTTTGAAGCTGGAAAGGAATACATTCTTTCGATGTATGGGCTTAGTTGTTTGCCTTCAGTGAGGTTCTTTGGAGACCAGTTCATTAAAAAGGAACCTTTGACAAATGAGAAAGTGATTACTTCATTTCTTATTGTTGCTTTGGCTTGTTTTCTTTGCCCGAATTCTTCTATATTGCCAAGCACCAAGTACCTCACCATTTTTCAAGATGTTAATAATCTGAGGAATTATGATTGGTCCAAATTCATATATGATTGGTCAATGAACTACATGAAGAAGTTTGTGAAGACTAACAGCTTGGGAGGATGTTTGTACATGTGGGCT GTGGTGTACCTTGACAATGTTGAATTTGGTGATAACAATGTTTCAAATGAAATTCCACGTATTTGTGTTTGGAAAAGTGACATGATCCATGCTTATTCTGAGTTTGATAAAATTGATGATGACACTTTTGGTCTTAGGCCTCTAAGGGATTTTAAATCTACTTGCTATTTCCAG cCTCAACCTTGTGATGAAAGAAGGATTTCTTTTCAGCAGAAACTTGACTGTGCTCTTCAGAATATGTTGCCAGTTTACATGAAAGAGAAAATATGTTCTATGTTTGATAGTCATTGCACTTCACTTCATACTATTGATGATTCATCTTGTGGAGATCTTTTGATTTCTGTTCTTGCTATGATTGGTGAAGCTAGCTGTAATGAATCAGATCAAAATGTTGTAATTGAGGAAAATGTAATTGAGAATGTTGGCACTTCTAAAGCTGATGATGACATTGGTATTTCTTCTGCTGGTATTAGTGCTC AAGTTCATGTGCCTAATGATAATGTGTTACCTCATTCTCCTATTCATAATGCTTTTCAT GGAAATGAAGATGCTTTTGTTTCTAAATCTGCTGTTGAACTTAATGATTCAAGACAATGTGATGATG ATCTGAATTTTGTTACCCCTCAAGTTGGTAATGCTAATCATTCCAAACAGTCTGTTGATGATCTTTTGGATG GTTCTGGaattgctgctgcagctgctgctatTCATCGTGTTGCAAAAAAATTTAGATCAAGATTTAATGATTATGGGAATGTGGAAAATATCTTTAATCAGTCAAGGCCCTTATTTAGTTTGCTAGATTCTGAAGATGATGTTAGTGATTATGAACATGTTTTCTCAGTTCagaatgaagatgaaggctCTGAAAATGTTTCCCCTTCTTCAACCCAA ccttttatttcttttcaatcacTCCCTGAAACTCCAGACAATGATACTTGCAACACTGTCATTAATGAAAACCCTGGAACTAGTGCAGCACATAATTCTCAGAATTCGAACAAGAGGCTTTTTAAAGATGTTACA AATTCTCCTGATGTTGTTTGTTTGggtgaaaataaaatttgtgaTTCATCAAAAAGAATGTGTGTTAAAGCTGAACAGTTATATAATTCAACAAATCAACTGAACAAGTACATTCGTGGAATGAGTTCTTCTGGCGGAAAGCTTCCTATACATGGTCCAAGAAGGGTTTTAGTTCCTGCTAGGCATGCTTCTGATCCTTTTGTCTTTTCTCCAAGGCGTCGTTTTACAGTTTCTGATCAAGAGAATAGATATTATATTGCAATTTGTCGTCTTTCAGATAGTTCAAAGTGGCAGAG tTACTATGCAGTTGATATTGACAATGTCAAAGCAAAGTTCTACAGTTTTGGTCATTCCCTCAAGAAGAATTGTATTGTGTCACCTTATGTCATTTCAGTCTTCTGCCGTGTTTTGTTTCAAGATAGTCATCCATCAAAGTCTAAAAgaaactacttttttctatCAATTGGT GCTGAATTGATTAATGATATAAGTGATAAAGGACTGGAAAAGGTTAAGAAGTCATTCGAAGGAGCTACCAATGCTAGAAAATTGCATCTTTGTGACATG TTATATTTTCCTATTCTACATCTTCAGCATTGGTTTCTATTCATTGTGGATTTAAAGGATAGAATGCTTGTCATACTAGATTGTGTATATCATGAAGGAGATGATTTCTATGAACCTATTATGACTCAATTG ATAAATAATCTCCAGACTTTTTGGGACAAATTTGAATGCTCTCCAATGAATTTTAGCAATTTCAAATTGAAGTTTCCATCTGTTCTAGCCCATATTTCTAG TGCGGATTCTGGGATTTTTGTTATGAAAAGCATGGAATTGTGGTCTCCAAGAGTTATTCTGCAAAATGAATTCTCAAATGACAATATCAGTAACATTCGAGTTCAGTATGCAAATAGAATTTTCTTCCATCCTAGCAACAAGCTTTTAAGTACTGAAGTTGAAGATGTAGTTCTCAATTGGTTTGACCCTGTAAGTTAA